One genomic segment of Hordeum vulgare subsp. vulgare chromosome 2H, MorexV3_pseudomolecules_assembly, whole genome shotgun sequence includes these proteins:
- the LOC123431318 gene encoding cationic peroxidase SPC4-like — protein sequence MAMASSRGGAGALVLAFVTVAVLVSPALSAPLDGAGFHSATCPQLESIVLSSVQAALQRDVALAAGLLRIFFHDCFPQGCDASVYLKGRGTEQTMGPNTTLQPRALQLVEDIRAKVHAACGPTVSCADISALATRDAVVLSGGPNYTVPQGQFDSLAPASENVVDGLPSPATDSVTILARAFRAKGLRDLADLVALSGAHTVGRTGCPFFADRAQRMDDAFSRRLAANCSAAPNRLQNLDVVTPDLFDNGYYKALVNSQGVFTSDMALIKDRTTAPIVRQFARSKDAFFAQFAKSMAKLATAPRPGGNVGEIRRSCFSRNARRAIDTVVDASAGDEEGFAASA from the coding sequence ATGGCGATGGCGAGCAGCAGGGGCGGCGCCGGCGCACTGGTTCTGGCCTTCGTGACCGTCGCAGTGCTGGTCTCCCCCGCGCTGTCCGCCCCTCTGGACGGAGCCGGCTTCCACTCGGCAACGTGCCCGCAGCTGGAGAGCATCGTGCTGTCCTCCGTGCAGGCGGCGCTCCAGCGCGACGTGGCGctcgccgccggcctcctccgcaTCTTCTTCCACGACTGCTTCCCGCAGGGCTGCGACGCGTCCGTGTACCTCAAGGGCAGAGGCACGGAGCAGACTATGGGACCCAACACCACGCTGCAGCCGCGCGCGCTGCAGCTCGTCGAAGACATCCGCGCCAAGGTGCACGCCGCGTGCGGCCCCACCGTGTCCTGCGCCGACATCTCCGCCCTCGCCACCCGCGACGCCGTCGTGCTCTCCGGCGGGCCCAACTACACCGTGCCCCAGGGCCAGTTCGACAGCCTCGCCCCAGCGTCCGAGAACGTCGTCGACGGCCTGCCGTCGCCGGCCACCGACAGCGTCACCATCCTCGCGCGCGCCTTCAGAGCCAAGGGCCTCCGCGACCTCGCCGACCTCGTGGCGCTCTCGGGCGCGCACACCGTCGGGAGGACCGGCTGCCCGTTCTTCGCCGACCGGGCTCAGCGCATGGACGACGCCTTCTCCCGCAGGCTGGCGGCCAACTGCAGCGCGGCCCCGAACCGGCTGCAGAATCTGGACGTGGTGACTCCCGACCTGTTCGACAACGGTTACTACAAGGCGCTGGTGAACAGCCAGGGCGTGTTCACCTCCGACATGGCGCTCATCAAGGACCGCACCACGGCGCCCATCGTGAGGCAGTTCGCGCGCAGCAAGGACGCCTTCTTCGCGCAGTTCGCCAAATCCATGGCCAAGCTCGCCACCGCGCCCCGGCCCGGCGGCAACGTCGGTGAGATCCGTCGCAGCTGCTTCAGCCGCAACGCCCGGCGCGCCATCGACACCGTCGTCGACGCCAGTGCTGGTGACGAGGAGGGCTTCGCGGCCTCCGCTTGA